The following are encoded together in the Oryzias melastigma strain HK-1 linkage group LG17, ASM292280v2, whole genome shotgun sequence genome:
- the LOC112147257 gene encoding histone-binding protein N1/N2 isoform X3: MEEANKLIGAGKKFLVMGKAVEAVSALQEACGMLAKQYGDTADECGEAFLWCGKALLDLARMENSVLGNALEGVPEEDEDEDKPKDSNVESTEGIDEEARDELRVQVYDAMAEKKNEEEEKADKGQNEGGEEPAGQQPKADEGEEAKEDAGKEKSEEVKETDQEAAAEQEEESTPNEESEEAKPEEEGEEDEDEMEEQADGAAAEKDSEDEEVGNLQLAWEMLEVAKSIYKRKDAKEDQLMAAQAHLKLGEVSAESGNYTQALEDFQECLKLQVKHLEADSRLLAETHYQLGLTYSLNLQYSPAIEALNSSISVIKSRLEKLEELLKNAEGPEALPGERKEMEELKALLPEIQEKVEDATEGLKLVKATVGGEQQDGGALVNGGASSSSANGTLSNGSQTSAVPVSNISHLVRKKRKPEESPVKENDVKKAKQDQEPDAAASGDQNGHVNEMEVAK; the protein is encoded by the exons ATGGAGGAGGCCAATAAACTGATCGGCGCCGGGAAGAAGTTCCTGGTGATGGGGAAGGCCGTGGAGGCGGTGAGCGCCCTGCAGGAAGCCTGCGGCATGCT AGCTAAACAGTATGGCGACACAGCAGATGAGTGTGGCGAAGCGTTCCTCTGGTGCGGGAAAGCTCTGCTGGATTTGGCTCG GATGGAGAACTCCGTCCTGGGAAACGCTCTGGAAGGAGTGCCAGAGGAAGACGAGGATGAAGACAAACCCAAAGACTCCAACGTTGAGAGCACCGAAGGCATAGACG AGGAGGCTAGAGATGAGCTCCGGGTTCAGGTGTATGACGCcatggcagaaaaaaagaacgaagaggaggagaaggcaGACAAGGGTCAGAATGAGGGGGGAGAGGAGCCTGCAGGTCAACAACCTAAAGCGGACGAGGGAGAGGAGGCAAAGGAGGATGCCGGTAAGGAAAAATCGGAAGAGGTGAAGGAGACGGACCAGGAAGCAGCTGCTGAGCAGGAGGAAGAGTCGACTCCTAATGAAGAATCAGAAGAAGCCAAGCCAGAGGAAGAAGGAGAAG aggatgaagatgagatgGAGGAGCAGGCCGACGGTGCTGCTGCTGAGAAG GAcagtgaggatgaggaggtgGGGAACCTGCAGCTGGCCTGGGAGATGCTGGAAGTCGCTAAGAGCATTTACAAAAG AAAAGACGCCAAAGAAGACCAGCTAATGGCCGCTCAGGCGCACCTGAAACTGGGAGAAGTTTCTGCAGAATCAG GAAACTACACACAAGCCCTGGAGGACTTCCAGGAGTGTCTGAAGCTGCAGGTGAAGCACCTGGAGGCGGACAGCCGTCTGCTCGCAGAGACCCACTACCAGCTCGGCTTGACCTACAGCCTGAACCTTCAGTACAGCCCTGCTATTGAGGCACTGAACAGCTCCATCTCTGTCATAAAGAGCCGCCTGG AGAAACTTGAGGAGCTGCTGAAAAACGCAGAGGGTCCTGAAGCTCTGCCTGGTGAGAGGAAGGAGATGGAGGAACTGAAGGCTCTGCTGCCGGAGATccaggagaaggtggaggacgCCACCGAGGGCCTGAAGCTGGTGAAGGCGACTGTGGGGGGAGAGCAG CAGGATGGAGGCGCTCTTGTAAACGGAGGAGCTTCCAGTTCATCT GCTAATGGCACCTTAAGCAACGGCAGTCAGACTTCTGCAGTTCCAGTGTCTAACATCTCCCACCTGGTCAGGAAGAAG AGGAAACCAGAGGAAAGTCCAGTGAAGGAGAATGATGTCAAGAAGGCGAAGCAAGACCAGGAACCCGACGCCGCCGCCAGCGGAGACCAGAACGGACATGTTAACGAGATGGAAGTAGCAAAGTGA
- the LOC112147257 gene encoding histone-binding protein N1/N2 isoform X2 translates to MEEANKLIGAGKKFLVMGKAVEAVSALQEACGMLAKQYGDTADECGEAFLWCGKALLDLARMENSVLGNALEGVPEEDEDEDKPKDSNVESTEGIDEEARDELRVQVYDAMAEKKNEEEEKADKGQNEGGEEPAGQQPKADEGEEAKEDAGKEKSEEVKETDQEAAAEQEEESTPNEESEEAKPEEEGEEDEDEMEEQADGAAAEKDSEDEEVGNLQLAWEMLEVAKSIYKRKDAKEDQLMAAQAHLKLGEVSAESGNYTQALEDFQECLKLQVKHLEADSRLLAETHYQLGLTYSLNLQYSPAIEALNSSISVIKSRLEKLEELLKNAEGPEALPGERKEMEELKALLPEIQEKVEDATEGLKLVKATVGGEQDGGALVNGGASSSSANGTLSNGSQTSAVPVSNISHLVRKKRKPEESPVKENDVKKAKQDQEPDAAASGDQNGHVNEMEVAK, encoded by the exons ATGGAGGAGGCCAATAAACTGATCGGCGCCGGGAAGAAGTTCCTGGTGATGGGGAAGGCCGTGGAGGCGGTGAGCGCCCTGCAGGAAGCCTGCGGCATGCT AGCTAAACAGTATGGCGACACAGCAGATGAGTGTGGCGAAGCGTTCCTCTGGTGCGGGAAAGCTCTGCTGGATTTGGCTCG GATGGAGAACTCCGTCCTGGGAAACGCTCTGGAAGGAGTGCCAGAGGAAGACGAGGATGAAGACAAACCCAAAGACTCCAACGTTGAGAGCACCGAAGGCATAGACG AGGAGGCTAGAGATGAGCTCCGGGTTCAGGTGTATGACGCcatggcagaaaaaaagaacgaagaggaggagaaggcaGACAAGGGTCAGAATGAGGGGGGAGAGGAGCCTGCAGGTCAACAACCTAAAGCGGACGAGGGAGAGGAGGCAAAGGAGGATGCCGGTAAGGAAAAATCGGAAGAGGTGAAGGAGACGGACCAGGAAGCAGCTGCTGAGCAGGAGGAAGAGTCGACTCCTAATGAAGAATCAGAAGAAGCCAAGCCAGAGGAAGAAGGAGAAG aggatgaagatgagatgGAGGAGCAGGCCGACGGTGCTGCTGCTGAGAAG GAcagtgaggatgaggaggtgGGGAACCTGCAGCTGGCCTGGGAGATGCTGGAAGTCGCTAAGAGCATTTACAAAAG AAAAGACGCCAAAGAAGACCAGCTAATGGCCGCTCAGGCGCACCTGAAACTGGGAGAAGTTTCTGCAGAATCAG GAAACTACACACAAGCCCTGGAGGACTTCCAGGAGTGTCTGAAGCTGCAGGTGAAGCACCTGGAGGCGGACAGCCGTCTGCTCGCAGAGACCCACTACCAGCTCGGCTTGACCTACAGCCTGAACCTTCAGTACAGCCCTGCTATTGAGGCACTGAACAGCTCCATCTCTGTCATAAAGAGCCGCCTGG AGAAACTTGAGGAGCTGCTGAAAAACGCAGAGGGTCCTGAAGCTCTGCCTGGTGAGAGGAAGGAGATGGAGGAACTGAAGGCTCTGCTGCCGGAGATccaggagaaggtggaggacgCCACCGAGGGCCTGAAGCTGGTGAAGGCGACTGTGGGGGGAGAGCAG GATGGAGGCGCTCTTGTAAACGGAGGAGCTTCCAGTTCATCT GCTAATGGCACCTTAAGCAACGGCAGTCAGACTTCTGCAGTTCCAGTGTCTAACATCTCCCACCTGGTCAGGAAGAAG AGGAAACCAGAGGAAAGTCCAGTGAAGGAGAATGATGTCAAGAAGGCGAAGCAAGACCAGGAACCCGACGCCGCCGCCAGCGGAGACCAGAACGGACATGTTAACGAGATGGAAGTAGCAAAGTGA
- the LOC112147257 gene encoding histone-binding protein N1/N2 isoform X1 translates to MEEANKLIGAGKKFLVMGKAVEAVSALQEACGMLAKQYGDTADECGEAFLWCGKALLDLARMENSVLGNALEGVPEEDEDEDKPKDSNVESTEGIDEEARDELRVQVYDAMAEKKNEEEEKADKGQNEGGEEPAGQQPKADEGEEAKEDAGKEKSEEVKETDQEAAAEQEEESTPNEESEEAKPEEEGEEDEDEMEEQADGAAAEKDSEDEEVGNLQLAWEMLEVAKSIYKRKDAKEDQLMAAQAHLKLGEVSAESGNYTQALEDFQECLKLQVKHLEADSRLLAETHYQLGLTYSLNLQYSPAIEALNSSISVIKSRLEKLEELLKNAEGPEALPGERKEMEELKALLPEIQEKVEDATEGLKLVKATVGGEQQDGGALVNGGASSSSANGTLSNGSQTSAVPVSNISHLVRKKRKPEESPVKENDVKKAKQDQEPDAAASGDQNGHVNEMEVAK, encoded by the exons ATGGAGGAGGCCAATAAACTAATCGGCGCTGGGAAGAAGTTCCTGGTGATGGGGAAAGCTGTGGAG GCGGTGAGCGCCCTGCAGGAAGCCTGCGGCATGCT AGCTAAACAGTATGGCGACACAGCAGATGAGTGTGGCGAAGCGTTCCTCTGGTGCGGGAAAGCTCTGCTGGATTTGGCTCG GATGGAGAACTCCGTCCTGGGAAACGCTCTGGAAGGAGTGCCAGAGGAAGACGAGGATGAAGACAAACCCAAAGACTCCAACGTTGAGAGCACCGAAGGCATAGACG AGGAGGCTAGAGATGAGCTCCGGGTTCAGGTGTATGACGCcatggcagaaaaaaagaacgaagaggaggagaaggcaGACAAGGGTCAGAATGAGGGGGGAGAGGAGCCTGCAGGTCAACAACCTAAAGCGGACGAGGGAGAGGAGGCAAAGGAGGATGCCGGTAAGGAAAAATCGGAAGAGGTGAAGGAGACGGACCAGGAAGCAGCTGCTGAGCAGGAGGAAGAGTCGACTCCTAATGAAGAATCAGAAGAAGCCAAGCCAGAGGAAGAAGGAGAAG aggatgaagatgagatgGAGGAGCAGGCCGACGGTGCTGCTGCTGAGAAG GAcagtgaggatgaggaggtgGGGAACCTGCAGCTGGCCTGGGAGATGCTGGAAGTCGCTAAGAGCATTTACAAAAG AAAAGACGCCAAAGAAGACCAGCTAATGGCCGCTCAGGCGCACCTGAAACTGGGAGAAGTTTCTGCAGAATCAG GAAACTACACACAAGCCCTGGAGGACTTCCAGGAGTGTCTGAAGCTGCAGGTGAAGCACCTGGAGGCGGACAGCCGTCTGCTCGCAGAGACCCACTACCAGCTCGGCTTGACCTACAGCCTGAACCTTCAGTACAGCCCTGCTATTGAGGCACTGAACAGCTCCATCTCTGTCATAAAGAGCCGCCTGG AGAAACTTGAGGAGCTGCTGAAAAACGCAGAGGGTCCTGAAGCTCTGCCTGGTGAGAGGAAGGAGATGGAGGAACTGAAGGCTCTGCTGCCGGAGATccaggagaaggtggaggacgCCACCGAGGGCCTGAAGCTGGTGAAGGCGACTGTGGGGGGAGAGCAG CAGGATGGAGGCGCTCTTGTAAACGGAGGAGCTTCCAGTTCATCT GCTAATGGCACCTTAAGCAACGGCAGTCAGACTTCTGCAGTTCCAGTGTCTAACATCTCCCACCTGGTCAGGAAGAAG AGGAAACCAGAGGAAAGTCCAGTGAAGGAGAATGATGTCAAGAAGGCGAAGCAAGACCAGGAACCCGACGCCGCCGCCAGCGGAGACCAGAACGGACATGTTAACGAGATGGAAGTAGCAAAGTGA